A section of the Mycolicibacterium anyangense genome encodes:
- a CDS encoding SDR family NAD(P)-dependent oxidoreductase, with translation MTTPERLAAAFRLDGRSALVTGAGGGLGAAVAQAFAAAGAAVLVTDVDQDAAAAVATTITASGGRAESFGFDVRDASAATEATGRAAALVGGTLHVLVNNAGAIAPAMLADQTEETFRRIVDIHLVGSFLCSHAAQQVLAGDGTGRIINVTSAAGLTGTIGQVNYGAAKAGIVGLTKSLARELARDSVTVNAVAPLAATAMTENIRSNEKLAAKTLARIPLGRWATPEEIAPSFVFLASDAASYITGQVLPVDGGTVI, from the coding sequence ATGACAACTCCGGAACGACTGGCGGCCGCATTTCGGTTGGACGGCCGCTCGGCGCTGGTGACCGGGGCGGGCGGCGGCCTCGGCGCGGCCGTCGCGCAGGCATTCGCCGCGGCCGGGGCCGCTGTCCTGGTCACTGATGTCGACCAGGACGCCGCTGCCGCCGTCGCTACCACGATCACTGCATCAGGTGGCCGGGCCGAGTCCTTCGGCTTCGACGTCCGCGATGCCTCGGCGGCAACGGAGGCCACCGGCCGGGCCGCCGCACTGGTGGGCGGGACGTTGCACGTGCTGGTCAACAATGCAGGCGCGATCGCCCCGGCGATGCTCGCCGACCAGACCGAGGAAACGTTCCGCCGGATCGTGGATATCCACCTCGTCGGCAGCTTCCTGTGCAGTCACGCCGCGCAACAAGTGCTCGCCGGCGACGGCACCGGGCGGATCATCAATGTCACCTCGGCTGCCGGATTGACCGGAACCATCGGGCAGGTCAACTACGGCGCCGCCAAGGCCGGGATCGTCGGGCTGACCAAGTCGTTGGCACGCGAGTTGGCCCGCGATTCGGTGACAGTCAACGCGGTGGCACCACTGGCGGCCACCGCGATGACCGAGAACATCCGCTCGAATGAGAAACTCGCCGCCAAGACGTTGGCCCGTATTCCTCTGGGCCGCTGGGCAACTCCGGAGGAGATCGCTCCCAGTTTCGTGTTCCTGGCATCCGATGCGGCCTCCTACATCACCGGCCAAGTGTTGCCGGTCGACGGTGGAACGGTGATCTGA
- a CDS encoding acyl-CoA dehydrogenase family protein, with product MDFELTDDQQTIRSAVAELAGKFDDHYWMTKDHSHEFPQEFYDAFADGGWLGITTPEEYGGHGYGITEACLLLEEVAASGAGMNGASSIHMSIFGMHPVILHGSEELKARTLPRIVNGDLHVCFGVTEPGAGLDTTRITTFAKRDGDRYIVNGRKVWISKAMESEKILLLTRTTKFEDSPRKTDGLTLFLTDLDRTKVDVRPIPKMGRNAVSSNELFIDGLEIPVEDRVGEEGEGFKYILDGLNPERCLIAAEALGIGRAALRAAVRYGNEREVFGRPIGMNQGIQFPLADSLAKLDAAELMLRKATWLYDQGKPCGREANTAKYLCAEAGFDAADRALQTHGGMGYSEEYHVARYFREARLTRIAPISQEMILNYLGSHVLGMPRSY from the coding sequence GTGGACTTCGAACTCACCGACGATCAGCAGACCATCCGTTCAGCCGTGGCCGAACTGGCTGGAAAGTTCGATGACCACTACTGGATGACCAAGGACCACAGCCACGAGTTCCCGCAGGAGTTCTACGACGCATTCGCCGACGGCGGCTGGCTGGGCATCACGACACCCGAGGAGTACGGCGGACACGGCTACGGCATCACCGAGGCGTGCCTGCTTCTCGAAGAGGTCGCCGCGTCCGGCGCCGGGATGAACGGCGCGAGCTCGATCCACATGTCGATCTTCGGCATGCACCCGGTGATCCTGCACGGCTCCGAAGAACTCAAGGCTCGCACCCTGCCCCGCATCGTCAACGGCGATCTGCACGTCTGCTTCGGCGTCACCGAGCCGGGCGCCGGCCTGGACACCACCCGGATCACCACCTTCGCCAAACGCGACGGTGACCGCTACATCGTCAACGGACGCAAGGTCTGGATCTCCAAGGCGATGGAGTCGGAGAAGATCCTCCTGCTGACGCGCACAACCAAATTCGAAGACTCCCCCCGCAAGACCGACGGCCTGACGTTGTTCCTCACCGATCTGGACCGCACCAAGGTCGACGTCAGGCCGATCCCCAAGATGGGGCGCAATGCGGTGAGTTCCAATGAACTGTTCATCGACGGGCTCGAGATTCCGGTCGAGGACCGTGTCGGCGAAGAGGGCGAGGGATTCAAATACATCCTCGACGGCCTGAACCCGGAACGCTGCCTGATCGCCGCCGAAGCGCTCGGAATCGGCCGGGCCGCTCTGCGCGCGGCCGTCCGCTACGGCAACGAACGGGAGGTGTTCGGCAGGCCGATCGGGATGAACCAGGGCATCCAGTTCCCGTTGGCCGACTCGCTGGCCAAGCTCGATGCCGCGGAGTTGATGCTGCGCAAGGCAACCTGGCTCTACGACCAGGGCAAACCCTGTGGACGCGAGGCGAATACGGCCAAATATCTGTGCGCGGAAGCCGGATTCGACGCCGCCGACCGCGCACTGCAGACGCATGGCGGGATGGGTTACTCCGAGGAGTACCACGTCGCGCGCTACTTCCGCGAGGCCCGACTGACCCGCATCGCCCCGATCAGCCAAGAGATGATCCTGAACTACCTGGGCTCGCATGTCCTGGGCATGCCCAGGAGCTACTGA
- a CDS encoding acyl-CoA dehydrogenase family protein, producing the protein MHWELSDEQNLYVESLRDWLDGTATSEQVRSWSGADDQHSFDEALAEAGWAGVGFDESRGGQGGGLLELVLTARELGRSAAPSARWLARALADVTLGAEPDIARAAASGDELSVLAIRCDRIPATGSSVRWHNGTVTGEIPCVLAADGARRFIVPTDTDGQQLVVVDRDAPGVDVRPRALLDRTRAAADILFHEAPARTLEVGGSADTWSRVATRAAVLVAADTLGAAERMLDMTVQYAKQRKQFGRPIAAFQAVKHAAAQMLVAVESSYSVTLFAGASLDEHLPESALHAAAAKAQVTQQCAELADSALTVHGAIGYTWEYDLQLFYKRSKLDRILFGAPEAWNERIASLLPLEPALA; encoded by the coding sequence ATGCACTGGGAACTATCCGACGAGCAGAATCTGTACGTCGAATCGCTGCGCGACTGGCTCGACGGTACCGCAACCTCGGAGCAGGTCCGGTCCTGGTCCGGCGCCGACGACCAGCACAGCTTTGACGAGGCGCTGGCCGAAGCGGGCTGGGCCGGCGTCGGATTCGACGAATCACGCGGCGGCCAGGGCGGCGGCTTGCTGGAACTGGTGTTGACTGCTCGCGAATTAGGCCGTTCTGCAGCGCCTTCCGCACGATGGCTGGCGCGGGCCTTGGCCGACGTGACGCTCGGCGCGGAGCCGGACATCGCCCGAGCAGCCGCCTCGGGCGATGAGTTGAGTGTGCTGGCGATCCGCTGCGACCGAATACCGGCAACCGGTTCCTCGGTGCGGTGGCACAACGGCACGGTCACAGGTGAAATCCCTTGTGTCCTAGCCGCTGATGGCGCCAGGCGATTCATCGTACCGACCGATACCGATGGCCAACAGCTGGTCGTCGTCGATCGCGACGCGCCAGGCGTGGACGTCCGTCCCCGGGCATTGCTGGACCGGACCCGCGCCGCCGCCGACATCCTGTTCCACGAGGCACCGGCACGGACCCTCGAGGTCGGCGGCAGCGCTGACACGTGGTCGCGGGTGGCCACCCGAGCAGCCGTACTGGTGGCCGCCGACACGCTTGGAGCTGCTGAGCGCATGCTCGACATGACGGTTCAATACGCCAAGCAGCGCAAGCAATTCGGTCGGCCGATCGCCGCGTTCCAGGCGGTGAAGCACGCCGCGGCCCAGATGCTGGTGGCCGTTGAATCGTCTTATTCCGTAACGCTTTTCGCGGGTGCTTCTCTCGATGAGCACCTACCCGAGAGCGCGCTGCACGCGGCGGCGGCCAAGGCCCAAGTGACGCAGCAGTGCGCGGAATTGGCCGATTCGGCCCTCACCGTTCACGGCGCGATCGGATACACCTGGGAGTACGACCTGCAGCTGTTCTACAAGAGGTCGAAACTCGATCGCATTCTGTTCGGCGCCCCGGAAGCCTGGAACGAACGCATTGCCAGCCTGCTGCCACTGGAACCGGCCCTGGCCTGA
- a CDS encoding FadR/GntR family transcriptional regulator has product MRSAITLGPVDVPKAPDVLARELRERILSGELPEGAALPAERELVKQTQMSRATVREALRILEVQNLVRVKAGRAGGAFVQRPSTASMANTVSMLIRGRQIKLADLMETREALEPFCAELAATKRTNEDLERLERANDAIADANADLARFLQANLDWHVGVAVASHNELLIGFMTGLSQAIYAGTENASFIDESVRDVTTRAHRSITRAIRERDAAAAGRRMRRHVHSYASAALEVDQRDSITVED; this is encoded by the coding sequence ATGCGGTCGGCGATCACGCTCGGACCCGTCGATGTTCCCAAGGCGCCGGACGTGCTGGCCCGTGAACTCCGTGAGCGCATCCTCAGCGGAGAACTGCCAGAAGGCGCTGCCCTGCCGGCCGAGCGCGAGCTGGTCAAGCAAACCCAGATGAGCCGGGCGACGGTCCGGGAGGCACTGCGGATCCTGGAAGTCCAGAACCTCGTGCGGGTCAAGGCAGGTCGGGCCGGTGGTGCCTTCGTTCAACGCCCGAGCACGGCCTCGATGGCCAACACCGTGAGCATGCTGATACGGGGTAGACAGATAAAACTGGCCGACCTCATGGAAACCAGAGAGGCGCTTGAGCCTTTCTGCGCCGAACTCGCCGCCACCAAGCGGACGAACGAGGATCTGGAGCGCCTGGAGCGTGCGAACGACGCCATCGCCGATGCGAATGCCGATCTCGCACGCTTTTTGCAGGCCAACCTCGACTGGCACGTCGGTGTTGCCGTCGCGAGTCACAACGAACTGTTGATCGGCTTCATGACCGGTCTCTCGCAGGCGATCTACGCCGGTACGGAGAACGCCTCGTTCATCGACGAGTCGGTTCGCGACGTCACGACTCGGGCGCACAGGTCGATCACCCGAGCGATCCGTGAGCGCGACGCGGCAGCCGCCGGCCGACGGATGCGCCGGCACGTGCACTCCTATGCGTCGGCGGCCCTGGAAGTCGATCAACGCGACTCCATCACGGTCGAGGACTGA
- a CDS encoding AMP-binding protein: protein MSSYIWFPTTDYVDNANVSRLAHKHGLRDITELRERSVADPAWYWNAVLDDLGITFPTPHTKVLDITRGIEHPDWFVGAELNIVDLCLRRWRDAGADRVAVRHEAEDGSRRNLTFGELADSVASAAAGLRRLGIGRGDAVGLYVPMIPEAVVAVYAVAAIGAVLVPLFSGFAAAAIGARLRDADVKAVVAADGTVRRGRTVAMLPQLTAALADCPTVEHLVVVDNVGAATDVESTVTVTQWSDLTADPADLLTERVPAMHPLMLGYTSGTTGRPKGAVHTHAGFLVKTASEIAYSFDMTSASAFCWITDMGWIMGPLSIVGTHANGATLVLYEGSPDVPDNYRLWDLVERHGISMLGVSPTLIRTLKGSDVARIHDRDLSSVHVLGSTGEPWDPDSYDWLARDVFDGRVPVINFSGGTEVGGSFLAPYPVEPIHSCSLGGPSLGMDVDVVDQDGRSVRGQVGELVCRHPWPSMTRGVWKDDQRYLDAYWSRFPGVWTHGDFAMVDEDGQWFILGRSDDVMNVAGKRLAPAEVEAALATHPAVSEAAAVGVPDSVKGEAVWAFWVARNPTEVDETAVSRELKDIVGQNLGKPFAPSRVWRVDALPKTRSAKILRRAIRAAALGTDPGDLSGAENPETVDHIRQTVGRQSSTVMESR, encoded by the coding sequence ATGAGCAGCTACATCTGGTTTCCCACGACCGATTATGTTGACAACGCCAATGTTTCGCGGCTAGCGCACAAGCACGGCCTGCGGGACATCACCGAGCTGCGGGAGCGTTCGGTAGCCGACCCGGCATGGTACTGGAACGCCGTGCTGGACGATCTCGGCATCACCTTCCCGACCCCGCACACCAAAGTCCTCGACATCACCCGCGGTATCGAGCACCCGGACTGGTTCGTCGGAGCCGAGCTCAACATCGTCGATCTCTGTCTGCGTCGCTGGCGGGACGCCGGCGCCGACCGGGTGGCCGTGCGCCACGAGGCCGAGGATGGATCGCGGCGCAACCTGACCTTCGGCGAGTTGGCCGACAGCGTGGCCAGCGCGGCGGCCGGCCTCCGGCGGCTGGGTATCGGTCGCGGCGACGCCGTAGGGCTCTATGTCCCGATGATTCCGGAGGCGGTGGTGGCGGTCTATGCGGTTGCCGCGATCGGGGCGGTGCTGGTCCCACTGTTCTCCGGCTTCGCGGCAGCGGCAATCGGCGCCCGGCTCCGCGACGCGGACGTCAAGGCCGTGGTAGCCGCCGACGGAACCGTCCGGCGCGGCCGCACCGTTGCGATGCTTCCACAACTGACGGCCGCGCTGGCCGATTGCCCGACCGTCGAACACCTCGTGGTCGTCGACAATGTTGGCGCAGCAACCGATGTCGAATCGACGGTGACCGTGACTCAGTGGTCTGATCTGACTGCCGATCCGGCCGACCTGCTCACCGAGCGTGTCCCCGCGATGCATCCACTGATGCTGGGCTACACCTCGGGAACCACCGGACGTCCGAAGGGCGCGGTGCACACCCATGCCGGTTTCCTGGTCAAGACCGCAAGCGAAATCGCCTACTCCTTCGACATGACCAGTGCCAGTGCCTTCTGCTGGATCACCGACATGGGCTGGATCATGGGACCCCTGTCGATCGTCGGCACCCATGCCAACGGCGCCACCCTGGTGCTTTACGAAGGCTCCCCGGACGTTCCCGACAACTATCGGCTGTGGGATCTTGTTGAGCGACATGGTATCTCGATGCTCGGCGTCTCGCCGACACTGATCCGGACGCTCAAAGGGTCCGACGTAGCTCGAATACACGACCGCGACCTATCCTCGGTCCACGTCCTCGGGTCGACCGGCGAGCCCTGGGATCCGGACTCCTACGACTGGCTGGCCCGAGACGTCTTCGACGGTCGGGTACCGGTGATCAACTTCTCCGGCGGCACCGAGGTAGGCGGCTCATTCCTGGCTCCCTACCCGGTCGAGCCCATCCACAGTTGCTCACTCGGCGGCCCATCTCTGGGAATGGACGTCGACGTCGTCGACCAGGACGGCCGCTCGGTACGAGGACAGGTCGGAGAGCTGGTATGCCGCCACCCGTGGCCGTCGATGACCCGGGGGGTCTGGAAGGACGACCAGCGCTACCTGGACGCCTACTGGTCCCGCTTCCCCGGCGTGTGGACGCACGGGGACTTCGCCATGGTCGACGAGGACGGCCAGTGGTTCATCCTCGGCCGTTCTGACGATGTCATGAACGTCGCAGGCAAGCGGCTCGCGCCGGCCGAGGTCGAGGCCGCCCTGGCCACTCATCCCGCGGTGAGCGAGGCCGCCGCCGTCGGCGTGCCAGATTCGGTCAAAGGCGAAGCAGTGTGGGCATTCTGGGTGGCGCGCAATCCAACGGAGGTCGACGAAACGGCAGTATCGCGGGAGCTCAAGGACATCGTCGGCCAGAACCTCGGCAAGCCGTTCGCGCCGTCGAGGGTCTGGCGAGTCGACGCGCTGCCCAAGACCCGGTCGGCCAAGATATTGCGGCGCGCGATCCGCGCGGCAGCGCTGGGGACCGATCCGGGGGATCTGTCGGGTGCCGAAAACCCGGAGACCGTCGACCACATTCGGCAGACGGTCGGCCGTCAGTCCTCGACCGTGATGGAGTCGCGTTGA
- a CDS encoding acyl-CoA dehydrogenase family protein — translation MELKDNSAEAEFRSQIRAWLTETLPTLGGPEPHRLEDKREYWGRWQRLLYDAGYAGLSWPSEFGGGGADAKIKAVFTEEMDRAGAPERLNIIGEDFGGPTIIAFGTPEQQQRYLRPILTGEHIWCQLFSEPESGSDLASLRTTAVKVDGGWTITGQKIWTSRAQLAAHAILLARTGGGPRHRGITYFLLDMAAPGVRVRPLEHMLGEAEFNEVFLDDVFVPDDDVLGAVDDGWRVAMGTLAFERVAIATGRVNTTGAVNDLVSSIAGLAGDDGRPLGADPLIRQRIADLYGRALTHYSISQRVISGAASGQPPGPVTSIGKLFFCPLVEDIADFGLSLSPVDGQFTLAEKDPVGRDAEGERWLRLANQARGTAIAGGSTFIQRNIVAERILGMPKE, via the coding sequence ATGGAACTCAAAGACAACTCGGCGGAAGCGGAATTCCGCAGTCAGATCCGGGCCTGGCTGACCGAGACGTTGCCGACACTCGGCGGCCCAGAACCGCACCGGCTCGAGGACAAGCGCGAGTACTGGGGACGCTGGCAGCGTCTGTTGTACGACGCCGGCTACGCCGGTCTGTCCTGGCCCTCCGAATTCGGCGGGGGCGGGGCGGACGCCAAGATCAAGGCGGTCTTCACCGAGGAGATGGACCGCGCCGGTGCCCCGGAGCGGCTGAACATCATCGGTGAGGACTTCGGCGGCCCGACGATCATCGCTTTCGGGACACCGGAGCAACAGCAGCGTTACCTACGGCCGATCCTTACCGGCGAACACATCTGGTGCCAGCTCTTCTCCGAACCGGAGTCCGGGTCCGACCTTGCGTCGTTGCGCACGACCGCAGTGAAGGTCGACGGCGGCTGGACGATCACCGGTCAGAAGATCTGGACGAGTCGCGCCCAACTGGCGGCCCACGCCATCCTGTTGGCCCGCACCGGCGGAGGACCACGACACCGCGGAATCACCTACTTTCTGCTCGACATGGCAGCACCGGGAGTGCGGGTCCGCCCGCTGGAACACATGCTGGGCGAAGCAGAGTTCAACGAGGTCTTCCTCGACGATGTCTTCGTCCCGGACGACGACGTCCTCGGTGCGGTGGACGATGGCTGGCGGGTCGCCATGGGAACACTGGCATTTGAGCGCGTGGCGATCGCGACGGGCCGGGTCAACACCACCGGCGCAGTCAACGACCTGGTCAGCTCAATTGCCGGGCTTGCCGGTGACGACGGCCGACCGCTGGGCGCCGACCCGCTCATCCGGCAGCGCATCGCCGACCTCTATGGCCGCGCACTGACCCATTATTCGATCAGTCAACGGGTGATCAGCGGCGCAGCCAGTGGTCAACCGCCCGGGCCGGTGACGTCGATCGGCAAGCTGTTCTTCTGCCCTCTGGTGGAGGACATCGCCGACTTCGGCCTGTCCCTGTCCCCGGTGGATGGCCAGTTCACACTGGCGGAGAAGGATCCGGTCGGCCGCGACGCCGAAGGCGAACGCTGGCTGCGGCTGGCCAACCAAGCCCGGGGTACCGCGATCGCCGGCGGTTCGACGTTCATCCAGCGCAACATCGTCGCCGAGCGCATCCTCGGAATGCCGAAAGAGTGA
- a CDS encoding AMP-binding protein yields the protein MKPGKYTDRHAPEDIDAYRAAGLWSHETFYDLLSLQADSRPDKVFATDGQRSLTYRELHDSALRLAAGFHARGWRAGDTVAVQLPNWVEFIEVVAALSRLGIITVPIMPIYRREEASYVLGHAEARAVIAPSTFKGFDYLGMYRDIRGDYPKLEILTARADAAGLLAAGEMNSGVTPLDLARDTRVPSGSDLPAQPSPDEPFVIVYTSGTTSRPKGCVHTFNTYCSGARSLTSAFGYTQSDVQFGPSPITHTTGLVTSVLLPLLNGAATHLMAEWEPRRGAAEVAEFSCTQAVTATTFLQMLLEAFDPSRHDLSSLRLWTCAGAPIPRAVVERAHTTLPHLKVLSLYGRSENLMTTTCTVNDAPTRALDSDGAAMAGHQVAVVDAEGHEVPRGSEGDIAYRGPSHMIGYLGDPEETAALLTPDGFSRSGDIGVMDRDGFVRVTGRLKDIIIRGGMNISARELEEHLVSHPGLSDSAVVGYPDHRLGERVAAFIVARAGHPAPSVDDLRTYLTQHGVAIQKTPERVISVDSLPMTATGKVQKHLLREQAAKIVEAGK from the coding sequence ATGAAGCCTGGTAAATACACCGATCGCCATGCGCCCGAGGACATCGATGCCTATCGCGCCGCGGGTCTGTGGAGCCATGAGACCTTTTACGACCTGCTCTCGCTGCAGGCCGACAGCCGCCCGGACAAGGTGTTCGCCACCGACGGGCAACGCTCGCTCACCTACCGCGAGCTGCACGATTCCGCGCTGCGGCTGGCCGCCGGTTTCCACGCACGCGGTTGGCGGGCCGGTGACACCGTCGCGGTCCAACTCCCCAACTGGGTCGAATTCATCGAAGTGGTGGCGGCGCTGTCCCGGCTCGGGATCATCACCGTGCCGATCATGCCGATCTACCGCCGCGAAGAAGCCAGCTACGTACTCGGGCACGCCGAGGCGCGGGCAGTCATCGCGCCGTCGACGTTCAAAGGCTTCGATTATCTGGGGATGTATCGCGATATTCGCGGTGACTACCCGAAATTGGAGATACTGACCGCACGCGCGGATGCTGCCGGGTTGCTGGCCGCCGGCGAAATGAACAGTGGTGTAACACCTTTGGACTTGGCGCGAGATACCCGTGTGCCGTCCGGATCTGATCTGCCCGCCCAGCCGAGCCCCGACGAACCCTTCGTGATCGTCTACACCTCCGGGACGACCTCGCGACCGAAGGGTTGTGTGCATACGTTCAACACCTATTGCTCGGGAGCTCGTAGCCTGACCAGTGCCTTTGGCTATACCCAGTCCGACGTGCAGTTCGGTCCCTCGCCGATAACGCACACCACCGGTCTGGTGACCAGCGTCTTGCTGCCCCTACTCAACGGGGCCGCAACACATCTGATGGCCGAGTGGGAACCTCGGCGCGGCGCAGCAGAAGTAGCCGAGTTCTCGTGCACTCAGGCTGTCACCGCCACCACATTCCTCCAGATGCTATTGGAAGCGTTCGACCCGAGTCGCCACGACCTGTCCAGCCTGCGGCTGTGGACATGCGCTGGAGCCCCGATTCCACGGGCCGTCGTCGAGCGAGCGCACACCACACTGCCCCATCTCAAGGTCCTGAGTCTCTACGGTCGCAGCGAGAACCTGATGACCACGACCTGCACGGTCAACGACGCCCCCACACGGGCCCTCGATTCCGACGGCGCTGCGATGGCCGGACATCAGGTCGCTGTCGTCGACGCGGAGGGCCACGAGGTACCCCGGGGATCCGAAGGAGACATCGCCTACCGCGGACCGTCCCACATGATCGGTTATCTCGGCGATCCGGAGGAGACCGCCGCACTCCTCACTCCCGATGGATTCTCGCGGTCCGGCGACATCGGGGTCATGGACCGAGACGGTTTCGTCAGAGTCACCGGGCGGCTCAAGGACATCATCATCCGGGGCGGCATGAACATCAGCGCCCGAGAGCTCGAGGAACATCTCGTATCGCACCCCGGTCTCAGTGACTCGGCGGTGGTCGGCTACCCCGACCACCGGCTCGGAGAACGGGTCGCCGCCTTCATCGTCGCGCGCGCCGGCCACCCGGCGCCGTCCGTGGACGACCTGAGGACCTACCTGACCCAGCACGGCGTCGCTATCCAGAAGACGCCGGAGCGGGTCATCAGCGTCGACAGCCTCCCAATGACGGCCACCGGAAAGGTGCAAAAGCACCTGCTTCGCGAACAAGCCGCCAAGATCGTCGAAGCAGGAAAGTAG
- a CDS encoding enoyl-CoA hydratase/isomerase family protein, with translation MSHLVAYDVRTTGPEPDAPSAAYVTLDDPARRNALSDELLDQLLEALRRAATDPQVRVIVLTSSHEKVFSSGGNLDAFADTRSTITKYAGLKRFPDLYRTLAAIDKPVICAANGDVLAGALGIALACDLVIAKQSIRLGCPEINIGAFPFMISALIFRNTGRLAANELMMTGRLLSASEALDLGLLNRVVPDDQFDAAVRDWVAAIASKSPLLLGLGKKALDATRDLPLDAALDYLQAQLALAFTTEDLVEGVHAFKHKRAPVWRNR, from the coding sequence ATGAGCCACCTTGTCGCCTACGACGTGCGCACCACCGGCCCAGAGCCGGACGCGCCGTCGGCGGCCTACGTGACCCTCGATGATCCGGCACGCCGGAACGCCTTGTCCGACGAGCTGCTCGATCAGTTGTTGGAGGCGCTGCGCCGCGCCGCCACGGACCCACAGGTGCGGGTGATCGTCCTGACCTCTTCGCACGAGAAGGTGTTCTCCTCGGGCGGCAACCTGGACGCGTTCGCCGACACCCGTTCGACGATCACCAAATATGCTGGACTGAAACGCTTTCCAGATCTCTACCGAACCCTGGCGGCGATCGACAAGCCGGTGATCTGCGCGGCCAACGGCGACGTCCTGGCCGGGGCGCTCGGAATCGCCCTGGCCTGCGATCTGGTCATCGCCAAACAGTCCATCCGATTGGGTTGCCCGGAAATCAACATCGGCGCATTCCCGTTCATGATCTCCGCGCTCATCTTCCGCAATACCGGTCGACTGGCCGCCAACGAGCTGATGATGACCGGGCGACTGTTGTCCGCATCCGAGGCGCTCGACCTCGGCCTGCTCAACCGGGTCGTACCCGACGACCAGTTCGACGCGGCCGTACGTGACTGGGTGGCTGCCATCGCGTCAAAGTCGCCACTGCTGCTGGGGCTGGGCAAGAAGGCACTCGATGCGACGCGGGACCTGCCGCTCGATGCCGCCCTGGATTACCTGCAAGCCCAACTAGCTCTGGCTTTCACGACCGAAGACCTCGTCGAGGGAGTGCACGCGTTCAAGCACAAACGCGCCCCCGTTTGGCGCAACCGCTGA
- a CDS encoding quinone oxidoreductase family protein: MHAVVIRDFGDPTVLQPDSFPNPTDRPGWVTVELKAAALNWHDVLVREGRYRSPLPHIIGADGAGIRRDTGEPVVIVPSLYWGERDDAPGADWQILGDHICGTYAELVSVPAECLAPKPAGFSWAQAAALPLVGLTTYRALFSRGRLRAGESMLVVGAGGGIASMAVQLASHAGASITVTSSSTHKIGAAVAEGAAGGVLHTEPDWPEQARQLSPSGAGFDLILDPVGRWPESIRALRPGGRLVVLGANAAEVAEIDVRRFYFGQYDLLGTTMGTVRDFAGLLRLLTDYRVPPPVIDRTFPLDEAARAHQHLETSRGFGKTVLENA, translated from the coding sequence GTGCACGCAGTCGTCATCCGCGACTTCGGTGACCCCACGGTCTTGCAACCCGACTCGTTCCCGAACCCGACCGACAGACCCGGCTGGGTCACTGTCGAACTCAAAGCCGCAGCGCTGAATTGGCATGATGTGCTGGTGCGCGAGGGCCGGTATCGCTCCCCGCTGCCGCACATCATCGGCGCCGACGGTGCCGGAATCCGCCGCGACACCGGTGAGCCCGTGGTGATCGTGCCATCGCTGTACTGGGGTGAGCGCGACGACGCCCCCGGGGCTGACTGGCAGATTCTTGGTGACCACATCTGCGGCACCTACGCAGAACTGGTCAGCGTGCCGGCGGAATGCCTTGCGCCAAAGCCGGCCGGATTCAGTTGGGCTCAGGCGGCGGCCCTCCCGCTGGTGGGGCTGACAACCTACCGTGCCTTGTTCAGCCGGGGCCGGCTGCGAGCCGGCGAATCGATGTTGGTGGTCGGCGCCGGCGGCGGAATCGCCTCCATGGCAGTACAATTGGCCTCACACGCCGGTGCATCGATCACCGTCACATCCTCGTCTACGCACAAGATCGGTGCCGCAGTCGCCGAGGGCGCCGCCGGCGGCGTGCTGCACACCGAGCCCGACTGGCCGGAACAGGCCCGGCAGTTGTCGCCCTCAGGCGCCGGCTTCGACCTCATTCTCGACCCGGTTGGCCGCTGGCCGGAATCGATTCGGGCACTACGGCCCGGGGGCCGGCTGGTGGTGCTGGGAGCCAACGCCGCCGAGGTCGCCGAGATAGACGTCCGCCGGTTCTACTTCGGCCAGTACGACCTGCTCGGGACCACGATGGGCACCGTTCGCGACTTCGCCGGTCTGCTGCGGCTGCTCACCGACTACCGGGTGCCTCCCCCGGTCATCGACCGGACCTTCCCGCTGGACGAAGCAGCCAGAGCACATCAACACCTCGAGACCTCTCGGGGATTCGGCAAGACCGTACTGGAGAATGCATGA